A single region of the Leptodactylus fuscus isolate aLepFus1 chromosome 5, aLepFus1.hap2, whole genome shotgun sequence genome encodes:
- the P2RY11 gene encoding P2Y purinoceptor 11, with amino-acid sequence MAPTTCNTSYSHVQINYLAPVYGVEFFLALLGNGFAIWLLLPRGSKKSHAGIIFSLNLAVSDLAYALSLPLLVAYYAMGKNWVFGLAMCQVERFLFNCNLYGSIFFITCISANRCLGVVYPFYARGKVESKHAKVASVIVWVIVATISAPVFKFSAIKDVGEKKECIGTALDSMLPSYIPYSLFLAGFGCGLPFVITFFSYIGIARAVCKSHGLESREKRKVVTMVCIVVALYSISFLPYHILRNLNLRNRLKPPSCQLSSHVHSAFQVTRALVALNPCIHPLLYTSVMDNVRARLGCCQGSEEQKSEDIRL; translated from the coding sequence ATGGCGCCCACCACGTGTAACACCTCCTACTCCCACGTCCAAATCAACTACCTGGCCCCGGTGTACGGGGTGGAGTTTTTTTTAGCTTTATTAGGAAATGGATTTGCCATCTGGTTACTATTGCCCAGAGGATCGAAGAAAAGCCACGCTGGCATCATCTTCTCTCTGAACCTTGCCGTCAGTGACTTGGCCTATGCGTTGTCTCTGCCCCTCCTCGTGGCTTATTACGCTATGGGCAAAAATTGGGTCTTCGGCCTCGCCATGTGTCAAGTAGAACGGTTTCTTTTCAATTGCAATCTTTACGGAAGCATCTTCTTCATCACTTGCATCAGCGCCAACCGTTGCCTGGGCGTGGTGTACCCATTCTATGCCAGGGGTAAGGTAGAAAGTAAGCATGCCAAGGTGGCCAGTGTGATTGTCTGGGTGATAGTAGCCACCATCTCGGCTCCGGTCTTTAAATTTTCGGCAATAAAGGATGTAGGTGAAAAAAAGGAATGCATAGGAACGGCTCTTGACAGTATGTTGCCCTCCTACATACCTTACAGCTTGTTCCTTGCCGGATTCGGCTGTGGTCTCCCTTTTGTGATCACCTTTTTTTCGTACATTGGCATCGCCAGGGCCGTATGCAAAAGCCATGGACTTGAATCAAGAGAGAAGAGGAAGGTGGTCACCATGGTCTGCATCGTGGTGGCTCTTTACTCCATCTCCTTTCTGCCTTATCACATTCTGAGGAACCTGAACCTTAGGAACAGACTGAAACCACCGTCTTGTCAGTTGTCTTCTCATGTCCACTCTGCTTTTCAGGTAACCAGAGCTCTGGTGGCGTTGAACCCTTGTATTCATCCATTGTTGTACACATCGGTCATGGACAATGTGAGGGCAAGGCTTGGTTGCTGCCAAGGATCTGAAGAGCAAAAATCTGAAGATATACGACTGTAA